One part of the Methylobacterium mesophilicum SR1.6/6 genome encodes these proteins:
- a CDS encoding MFS transporter, producing MSTATGQGPSGVDAVEIRDASLTAFYRSMTPSERHTFWACAAGWCLDGMDFMIYPLVIGTIMALWHVDSGTAGLAATVTLLASAIGGWLAGFIADRIGRVLTLQITILWFSLFSLLCAFVQNFEQLLIARAILGLGFGGEWAAGAVLIGETIRAEYRGRAVGSVQSGWAIGWGLAVLSQAVLFSILPPETAWRWMFAVGALPALLIFYLRRYVEEPQVAAESRARAAASGDRPQIWEIFSGPILKTTLLASLAAAGCQGGYYAITTWVPRFLTTERHLSIVSSTGYLAALIIGSFTGYLVGAWLADRLGRRPLFLIFSLGAIAVIVAYTQIPLSNGVLWVLGFPLGFFASGYFSGMGAFLTELYPTRLRGSGQGFCYNFGRGIGALFPALVGYLAERAGLASAIAIFAAVAYGIFFLAAFALPETRGKVLHADS from the coding sequence ATGAGCACGGCAACCGGGCAGGGGCCTTCCGGGGTGGATGCGGTCGAGATCCGCGATGCCAGCCTCACCGCCTTCTACCGATCGATGACGCCATCGGAGCGGCACACCTTCTGGGCGTGCGCGGCCGGCTGGTGCCTCGACGGCATGGACTTCATGATCTACCCGCTGGTGATCGGGACGATCATGGCCCTGTGGCACGTGGATTCCGGCACGGCCGGGCTCGCCGCCACCGTGACGCTGCTGGCCTCGGCGATCGGCGGCTGGCTCGCGGGCTTCATCGCCGACCGGATCGGCCGGGTGCTGACCCTCCAGATCACGATCCTGTGGTTCTCGCTCTTCTCCCTGCTCTGCGCCTTCGTGCAGAACTTCGAGCAGCTCCTGATCGCCCGGGCGATCCTCGGCCTCGGCTTCGGCGGCGAGTGGGCGGCCGGCGCCGTGCTGATCGGCGAGACCATCCGAGCCGAGTATCGCGGCCGCGCCGTCGGCTCCGTGCAGTCCGGCTGGGCGATCGGATGGGGGCTCGCAGTCCTGTCGCAGGCGGTGCTGTTCTCGATTCTGCCGCCCGAGACGGCGTGGCGCTGGATGTTCGCCGTGGGCGCGCTCCCGGCCCTGCTGATCTTCTACCTGCGCCGCTACGTCGAGGAGCCGCAGGTCGCCGCCGAGAGCCGCGCCCGCGCCGCGGCCTCCGGCGACCGGCCACAGATCTGGGAGATCTTCTCCGGGCCGATCCTCAAGACCACGCTGCTCGCCTCCCTGGCGGCGGCGGGGTGCCAGGGCGGCTACTACGCGATCACCACCTGGGTGCCGCGTTTCCTCACCACCGAGCGCCACCTGTCGATCGTCTCCTCCACCGGCTACCTCGCGGCGCTGATCATCGGCTCGTTCACCGGCTACCTCGTGGGGGCGTGGCTCGCCGACCGGCTCGGGCGCCGTCCGCTGTTCCTGATCTTCTCGCTCGGCGCCATCGCGGTGATCGTCGCCTACACGCAGATCCCGCTCTCGAACGGCGTGCTCTGGGTGCTGGGCTTCCCGCTGGGGTTCTTCGCCTCCGGCTACTTCTCCGGCATGGGCGCCTTCCTGACCGAGCTGTACCCGACGCGCCTGCGCGGCTCGGGGCAGGGGTTCTGCTACAATTTCGGACGCGGCATCGGCGCCCTGTTCCCGGCGCTCGTCGGCTACCTCGCGGAGCGCGCCGGCCTCGCCTCCGCCATCGCGATCTTCGCCGCCGTCGCCTACGGGATCTTCTTCCTGGCGGCCTTCGCGCTGCCCGAGACCCGCGGCAAGGTCCTGCACGCGGATAGCTGA